A stretch of DNA from Leptospira barantonii:
ATCTTCGTCTTCATCCCCATCGAGGATAGGACGTGGTGCTTCTTCCGGAATGAAATCCTCTTCGGTATCTTCTTCCGCGATCGGAGCTTGAGGCGCTTCGAAAAGTCCGTTGAATTTTGAATAAGACGCGTTGCTGAGATTTGCTTCTTGATCGAGTTGAATTCTTTCTTCTCTTGTGAAGTATTGGTATTGAACTTCTTCGCTCGCGAGTGCGAACATCGCCTGAACGGCTAATTTTCTAGCTTTGATTTTTTTGGGCAGTTCGAGTCTTTCGATACGGTCCAATGTATGGAATCCGGCTACTGCTCTTTCATATTTATTGCGTTTCGCTAATTCGATAAGAGTGACGATGTCAAATTCTGAATTTTGGTTCATTCGGATTCCCTGGATAGATTGGAAAGAAGCTTCAAAATACCATGAAATCGGGAGAAAGAGGGATGTCAACCGTTAATCGGCTTGAATTTGGGGAAACTTCTTTTTCGAGATTCTAAAAAAAATCTTTGAAAAGTTGGAAATTATGTCTCATAAGAAGGGTGGGAGATCCTACAAATTCAAAGGATGGGAAGGTTCTCGAAAGTCGTTTCTTGCATCAGAGAATGAAGCCGTTGGCAAATCCGACATTCTTTTTTATTCCTTGAACTTAGCGACGGAAGGCTTTCCCCTGGTATTATCCATGAATTTGGAACTCATTTTCCGTCCGATTTTCTCCCTTTTTACCGGAAGTTATGTATCATTGATGAACCAATTTTTCCTTTTTTCCATTCTTATCGTTTTGGGACTTTTTTGTGCTCCTTCGGAACAGCCGAATCTGGGAGTTCAGGACTTTCAGGGGATTACCCTCGACGGTAAACCGATTAAACTTTCCGAAGTTTCCGCGCCTCGTTTGGTTCTGAATGTGTATGGACCGAATTGTGTTCCTTGCATCAAGGAAGTTCCCGCACTGAACTATATCTATCAAGAGATTCAGAAAGATCCGAAGATCCAATTCTATATGGCGGTGGACCCGGCGCTTTTTTTCGACGAACCGGAGACGATGTCGGAAGAAGAACTTTTGACCAAGGCAATTCCTCTCGTAAAAGAAGAGATTCATAAATACGGAATTCAAGTCCCGACGATTCTGATGAAAAAACCGTTTCGAGTAAGTCGAAACAATTCGATCGTTACGGGAACTCCGGAAACCCTTCTTTTCAAAACGAAACCGTTCGTTCTTTATTATAATTTTATCGGAC
This window harbors:
- a CDS encoding DNA primase, with the translated sequence MTSLFLPISWYFEASFQSIQGIRMNQNSEFDIVTLIELAKRNKYERAVAGFHTLDRIERLELPKKIKARKLAVQAMFALASEEVQYQYFTREERIQLDQEANLSNASYSKFNGLFEAPQAPIAEEDTEEDFIPEEAPRPILDGDEDEDSLDSDDDEDEEDDEDEDDEDDDDDDEDEDEELEDDDEEEEEEPKKEED
- a CDS encoding TlpA family protein disulfide reductase; protein product: MNLELIFRPIFSLFTGSYVSLMNQFFLFSILIVLGLFCAPSEQPNLGVQDFQGITLDGKPIKLSEVSAPRLVLNVYGPNCVPCIKEVPALNYIYQEIQKDPKIQFYMAVDPALFFDEPETMSEEELLTKAIPLVKEEIHKYGIQVPTILMKKPFRVSRNNSIVTGTPETLLFKTKPFVLYYNFIGPISEEANLQRLSVDPKVLFFKRMAGSS